A stretch of Plasmodium chabaudi chabaudi strain AS genome assembly, chromosome: 14 DNA encodes these proteins:
- a CDS encoding SAM dependent methyltransferase, putative, with the protein MYSIRYNKLFIYNKFKSNPLNFNIIKRQISDICETKIIPINKSKEYDKLKIYRNNIYNDIYENQIIQGVKVHNLDPHGYGEIALYVTKQYFLLFLKFFLLIPDEQVNLKVLDINKKKKKITFQVLCKNKKSKYEIIPECEHFSKCGGCMYQHINYDFERKLKKDLLISLCLKYKINILISNKNYLQDDHHFVKEGEKNDEDFVTISEIKQEYMSNDLDNEQGEEHSLNNNSQIDQNYSDSHIYYNSNTGDSDIYENNNNQINKRHEHTKIYDIIHSDCYHYRNKSTFHFSVTDKLSIGFYKRHSYEICDINECYIQDKQIQKIYEDIKNEIIDSFKKNNIYIVNKINNNGYLKSVDIKYSVCNSENQILINFIGSSLTDKAKKNMINIANNLAIKNKSIKGILYNIETNKLKQIKKEITLFGQNYIHHTYNNYTYKLGANTFFQPNQYLNEYIIQIVFKLIQNYKINSQTQCVFDLFCGIGFYSLPLSSMFNHVISADYSIENIKNLEENIKLNNIQNIKPIHINLFNPNDLKQINLHIRRYIVNIIKNKNHDLYSNIKTKIDAQYASIDNENEFMENLQKSNSPYTSLPKFVYQTLIEWESKELNKNTPNDIDKNFYKNLTNATSQDLKDHKSDTFSSNEISNGDISSNDFVISIPDLIIINPPRKGCEKLFRRWLRGICSRFIIYISCNVNSQLRDINHLISLGYILKEMIPIDTFPRTQHFELIALLEFDYNKKVDNEKKKIMELELHEIKKKKVS; encoded by the exons ATGTATAGCATACGTTATAAcaaactttttatttataataagtTTAAATCAAATCCCCTTaatttcaatattattaaaagacAAATCAGTGATATATgtgaaacaaaaataataccaattaataaaagtaaaGAATATGacaaattgaaaatatatagaaataacatatataacgacatatatgaaaatcAAATTATTCAAGGTGTAAAG GTACATAATCTTGACCCACATGGATATGGTGAAATAGCCCTATATGTTACTAAACAATATTTCTTACTTTTTCtaaagttttttttattaataccTGATGAGCAGGTTAATTTAAAAGTattagatataaataaaaaaaaaaaaaaaataacattcCAAGTTCTttgcaaaaataaaaaaagtaaatatgaaataatacCTGAATGTGAACACTTTTCTAAATGTGGAGGATGTATGTATCAACACATTAATTATGACTTTGAAagaaaattgaaaaaagatttattaattagtttatgcttaaaatataagataaatatattaattagtaacaaaaattatttgcaaGATGATCATCACTTCGTTAAAGAaggtgaaaaaaatgatgaagacTTTGTTACAATTTCCGAAATAAAACAAGAGTATATGTCTAACGATTTGGACAATGAACAAGGAGAAGAACATTCTCTTAATAATAACTCGCAGATAGATCAAAATTATAGTGACTCacatatatactataaTAGTAATACTGGAGATTCcgatatatatgaaaataataacaaccAGATTAATAAAAGACATGAGCATACCAAAATATATGACATTATACATTCAGATTGTTATCATTACAGAAATAAATCaacatttcatttttcagTTACTGATAAATTATCAATAGGCTTTTATAAAAGACATAGTTATGAAATTTGTGACATAAATGAATGCTATATTCAAGATAAgcaaatacaaaaaatatatgaagacattaaaaacgaaataattgatagttttaaaaaaaataatatatatatagttaacaaaataaataataatggatatttaaaatctgtcgatataaaatatagtgTATGTAATTCTGAAaatcaaattttaataaattttattggaTCCTCATTAACTGataaagcaaaaaaaaacatgattAATATTGCAAATAATCTAgctataaaaaacaaatccATTAAAGGGATATTGTACAATATAGAAACTAATAagttaaaacaaataaaaaaggaaattacattatttggacaaaattatattcaccatacatataataattatacatataaattaggagctaatacattttttcaaccaaatcaatatttaaatgaatatattattcaaattgtttttaaattaattcaaaattataaaataaattctcAGACACAATGTGTATTTGACTTATTTTGTGGTATCGGTTTTTACTCCTTACCACTTTCAAGCATGTTTAATCATGTTATTAGTGCCGATTATTCTATTgagaatattaaaaatttagaagaaaatatcaaattaaataatatacaaaatataaaacctATTCATATTAATCTATTTAATCCTAATGATttgaaacaaataaatttgcACATACGACGATATATAGTTAATAtcatcaaaaataaaaaccaCGACCTTTATAGCAATatcaaaacaaaaattgaTGCTCAATATGCATCTATCGATAACGAAAATGAATTCATGGAAAATCTACAG AAATCAAATTCCCCTTATACTAGCTTACCAAAGTTTGTTTATCAAACTTTAATAGAATGGGAATCGAAagaattaaacaaaaataccCCTAACGATATTGATAAAAACTTCTACAAAAATTTGACCAATGCGACCTCTCAAGATTTAAAGGATCACAAATCTGATACATTCTCTTCAAATGAGATAAGCAATGGAGATATCTCATCAAATG ATTTTGTTATATCAATTCCTGatcttattattattaatccCCCTCGAAAAGGATGCGAAAAG TTATTCCGAAGATGGCTGCGAGGAATATGTTCtagatttattatttacatatcATGCAATGTAAATAGCCAGTTAAGGGATATTAACCATTTAATAAGTTTGGG cTATATATTGAAAGAAATGATCCCTATTGATACATTTCCAAGAACACAACACTTTGAGCTAATTGCATTATTAGAATTTGATTATAATAAG aaAGTTGacaatgaaaaaaagaagataaTGGAACTTGAATTacatgaaattaaaaaaaaaaaagttagctaa
- a CDS encoding V-type proton ATPase subunit H, putative: protein MANDSGISVIRKFVESEQKNEILNDSILNTMPCYDKYRDINILSEEEVDLLKKFHDMNKKEKFDYFKENSMIVTVLFNCLKTDFNAHLIQYVLTIFYEIIRNDGSSYSYILSILDSKEVYSHLMKLCTHNDTYITDKSSFLLSGSFCYNNNYFTDVDIRNFILKIDFFNVTEEGKLDIFINILKIDEYRKDIYELEQFIPIINKNLDIANNNANKQYKSVFCVWLLTFKDFFIKKLYKNNTISVIVNLFKKCRVEKILRVSLNIIKNIIHMDDCFEIIVDNNIIQTLTVLQYDKWRDNDIYDTIVQLLHKLDQRVKNYSNFERYCHELANGKLKWSVLHTEKFWLENVMQFEKDEFKSIQQLADIIKKYAHSLLQKPQPNETKDEIDNVTAAVACFDIGEFARLYPNGKKICQKFKIKENVMLLIATKDRDIAREALLCAQKIMLNNWQSISNTK, encoded by the exons atggcAAATGATAGTGGGATAAGCGTTATTAGGAAATTTGTAGAATctgaacaaaaaaatgaa ATATTAAATGATTCGATTTTAAATACTATGCCATGTTATGACAAATACAGGGATATCAATATATTGTCCGAAGAAGAAgttgatttattaaaaaaatttcatgATATGAACAAAAAGGAAAAGTTTGATTATTTCAAGGAAAATTCTATGATTGTTACTGTATTATTTAACTGCTTAAAAACCGATTTTAATGCTCATTTAATTCAATATGTgctaacaattttttatgaaattatAAGAAATGATGGAAGTTCTTATAGCTATATATTAAGTATATTGGATAGTAAAGAAGTATATTCTCATTTAATGAAGTTATGCACACATAACGATACTTATATAACTGATAAAAGTTCATTCTTATTGTCAGGGAGCTTTTGttataacaataattatttcaCAGATGTGGATATaagaaattttattttaaaaattgatttttttaatgtaacTGAAGAAGGTAAATTggatatattcataaacaTACTAAAAATAGATGAATATAgaaaagatatatatgaattagAGCAATTCATaccaataataaataaaaatttagatatagccaataataatgctaataaacaatataaatcTGTTTTTTGTGTATGGCTACTTACATTTAaagatttttttattaaaaaattatataaaaataacactATTTCAGTTattgtaaatttatttaaaaaatgtcgagttgaaaaaatattaagagTATCCCTTAatatcattaaaaatataattcatatgGATGATTGTTTTGAAATTATAGTTGATaacaatataatacaaaCACTAACTGTTTTACAATATGATAAATGGAGAGATAACGACATATATGATACCATAGTTCAGCTTTTACATAAGTTGGATCAGCGTGTTAAAAATTACAG CAATTTCGAGCGATATTGTCATGAGCTCGCAAATGGAAAACTAAAATGGTCTGTTTTGCACACAGAAAAATTTTGGCTAGAAAATGTGATGCAATTTGAGAAGGATGAATTTAAATCCATACAGCAATTAGcagatataataaaaaaatatgcacatagTTTACTACAGAAACCGCAACCTAATGAAACAAAAGACGAAATCGATAATGTAACTGCCGCAGTGGCATGCTTTGATATTGGTGAATTTGCTAGATTATATCCAAATGGTAAAAAGATATGccaaaaatttaaaataaaagaaaatgtaaTGCTCTTAATTGCAACAAAGGATAGAGATATTGCTAGAGAAGCGTTATTATGTGCTCAGAAAATTATGTTGAACAATTGGCAAAGTATATCAAACACAAAATAA
- a CDS encoding MORN repeat protein, putative translates to MDLYIDKQKELEINNYNHTCILDNIQSPVKKYSNENDEEKEECNDDKLLPCYIEIINNDLIIYFFDKYNNSISWKIDQGYYLIQIKDTTNVYDDEKNKIISNQRSKHNDFYKYSFSENIYLSSDDDDSSNSFITSFNKGYSADNNDYMTTERVGQTRMRRRKKRKKKKSKQIEDINKEQMHNFNVLKPNDDEIRTNPILMNSEINGLVKTLYIFSDCFFNLKDSLKKNSCIFYMCQREYLYENDFSCDNEVSNIQLVIKIKQSIIPNLRGEVSINYDKFNNLNETNKFLIRQKLKDMSLNISKIYKYNDSIIEDMFYVDAKSQHIEINLENENNKTIFYINPSNHTFQNGIVYSSYSFNPNKELKPNPNNWYEINIFTHYFYKKKVYELIENYNNVENIIKEQNNTITDDWHNRRDEFNNLDEYKSSDDKTIEEYSESEYKDDDNTYKTSEVEQYNQEKEVDISNENNHVDQNDGKYKFSNILKTIERMRTSTFFSGKFGEDPTKLIHKELIFYDKNKEIFCKYVGSIKNKLYNGKGKLYDKCNSLIYDGGWLNSEKNGKGKLLFKYFNIWYLYEGEFYRDEIVGKGIISLIDKEYVKGIETNKINKLCPLLIKTNFSNKHKNEQKNNKQNEKTKYNQDELAFDKDLLLQIEKTAMASYSPTNNVDFWTKEIIDIYFPYLKKWDIYSIYCSSNIENIKKKKDIFEANQHNFKNAIGYPSFEFKSGYNETIEEEYQTDSAMDEACRSNSGINMKMEIKNDFENQNLRENEQNDNTKGSSDDEYIPHENQNLTNENFSKFYENKKKWTEEIFCSNNETSKLQKDFFECMKNKNELKLYYPILSKNIGLTKIIYADKSEYFGPINNKGQPNTNEKFPKGFFNNENFFYEGELKNFLPHGYGVLKNKDNNKNAYIGFWKNGYREGTGTLNIKNKKYVIQGNFAKDQIHDNINIYVKDEKISKIQISNINKKFKKMKIFFRNGYIFYGHFCKKYQRNGLGILIDTNNKILYHGYYKNDVIDKFCYILRHKDNTIYCGNLQRGFKKGFGKLYYEEQLKLNDQHEFNLTLSDAKTLARKLEAYDGIDISTNIPFNIPFDSNHTIYIGYWNKNKISHFGSCNLKNGIYKGDISQSKKDGIGIYIYKKKKSNKNKNRYILSYFKKDKIHTMGKYYNEHDKLKVYQFEKDQIKQPTDTYHKCFCKQKINPDILKTDKLHINHEYDAYINVTLTDILSSIMSDVFDQSTSFINYLHRPFKFDLNYFLKK, encoded by the coding sequence ATGGATctatatatagataaacaaaaagaattagaaataaacaattataaCCATACTTGCATTTTGGACAATATTCAAAGCcctgttaaaaaatatagtaatgaaaatgatgaggAAAAAGAGGAATGCaatgatgataaattattaccTTGCTATATAgagataataaataatgacttaattatatatttttttgataaatataataatagcatATCATGGAAAATCGATCAAGGATATTATTTGATCCAAATAAAAGACACGACTAATGTTtatgatgatgaaaaaaacaaaataatatcgaATCAAAGATCTAAACACAacgatttttataaatattcatttagtgaaaacatatatttaagtaGTGATGATGATGACAGTAGCAattcttttattacatcatttaataaagGATACAGTGCTGATAATAACGATTATATGACTACTGAAAGGGTAGGACAAACAAGAATgcgaagaagaaaaaaacgaaaaaaaaaaaaaagcaaacaAATCGAAgacataaataaagaacaaATGCATAATTTCAACGTACTTAAGCCTAATGATGATGAAATACGAACAAATCCCATTTTGATGAATTCTGAAATAAATGGATTGGTAAAaactttatatattttttcagattgcttttttaatttaaaagattctttaaaaaaaaattcatgtATTTTCTATATGTGTCAAAGAGAATATctttatgaaaatgatttttCATGTGATAATGAAGTAAGTAATATCCAAttagttataaaaataaaacagtCAATTATTCCTAACCTAAGGGGTGAAGTATCTATTAACTATGACAAATTTAATAACCTCaatgaaacaaataaatttttaattagacaaaaattaaaagatatgtcactaaatatatctaaaatatacaaatataatgatagtATAATAGAAGACATGTTTTACGTCGATGCAAAAAGTCAAcatatagaaataaatctagaaaatgaaaataacaaaactatattttatattaaccCTTCAAATCATACTTTTCAAAATGGAATCGTATATTCAAGTTATAGTTTTAACCCAAACAAGGAACTAAAGCCTAATCCGAACAATTggtatgaaataaatatatttacccattatttttacaaaaaaaaagtatatgaACTTAtcgaaaattataataatgtcgaaaatataataaaagaacaaaataatactatTACAGATGATTGGCATAATAGACGAGACGAATTTAATAACCTTGACGAATATAAATCATCTGATGATAAAACAATTGAAGAATATAGTGAAAGCGAATATAAGGATGATGacaatacatataaaacttCCGAGGTGGAACAATATAATCAAGAAAAGGAAGTAGACATTtctaatgaaaataatcatGTTGATCAAAATgatggaaaatataaattttcaaatatattaaaaacaatagAACGAATGAGAACAAGTACATTTTTTAGCGGGAAATTTGGTGAAGACCCCACGAAACTTATACACAaagaattaatattttatgataaaaataaagaaatattttgcaAATATGTAGGtagtattaaaaataaattatataatgggAAAGGAAagttatatgataaatgcaatagtttaatatatgatgGAGGCTGGCTAAattcagaaaaaaatggaaaaggaaaattattattcaagTATTTTAACATTTGGTATTTATATGAAGGGGAATTTTATCGCGATGAAATTGTCGGCAAAGGTATCATATCATTAATAGATAAAGAATATGTAAAAGGAATAGAAACAAATAagattaataaattatgtcCCTTACTTATTAAAACCaatttttctaataaacataaaaatgaacagaaaaataataaacaaaatgaaaaaactAAGTATAACCAAGATGAACTAGCTTTTGATAaagatttattattacaaataGAAAAAACAGCTATGGCTAGCTACAGCCCAACTAATAATGTTGATTTTTGGACAAAAGAAATTAtagatatttatttcccatatttaaaaaaatgggaTATCTACTCAATTTATTGTTCAAgtaatatagaaaatataaaaaagaaaaaagacaTTTTCGAAGCCAACCAACACAACTTTAAAAATGCAATTGGATATCCATCTTTTGAATTTAAAAGCGGTTATAATGAAACTATAGAGGAAGAATATCAAACTGATTCAGCAATGGATGAGGCATGCCGTTCTAATAGtggtataaatatgaaaatggaAATCAAAAACGATTTCGAAAATCAAAACCTTCGAGAAAATGAACAGAATGATAATACAAAAGGATCAAGTGATGATGAGTATATACCCCACgaaaatcaaaatttaaCGAATGAAAATTTctcaaaattttatgaaaataagaaaaagtGGACAGAAGAAATTTTTTGTAGCAATAATGAAACTTCGAAATTACAAAAAGACTTTTTTGAATGcatgaaaaacaaaaatgaactaaaattgtattatcCAATActaagtaaaaatataggattaacaaaaattatatatgcagaCAAAAGTGAATATTTTGGACCAATAAACAATAAAGGACAACCAAATACCAACGAGAAATTCCCTAAAGGCTTTTTCAATAAtgaaaactttttttatgaaggagaattaaaaaattttttgccTCATGGTTATggtgtattaaaaaataaagataataataaaaatgcatatattggGTTTTGGAAAAATGGATATAGAGAAGGAACTGGAACATTAAACattaagaataaaaaatatgttatacaAGGGAATTTCGCAAAAGATCAAATTCATGAtaacattaatatatatgttaaagatgaaaaaatatcaaaaatacaaatatcaaatataaataaaaagtttaaaaaaatgaaaatattttttagaaatggatatatattttatggacatttttgcaaaaaatatcaaagaAATGGATTAGGGATACTAATTGatactaataataaaattttatatcatggttattataaaaatgatgtaattgataaattttgttatatattaagaCATAAAGACAATACCATTTATTGTGGTAACCTACAACGAGGTTTCAAAAAAGGTtttggaaaattatattatgaagAGCAATTAAAACTTAATGATCAACATGAGTTTAATTTAACCCTATCAGATGCTAAGACTTTGGCAAGAAAATTGGAAGCATATGATGGTATCGATATTAGTACAAATATACCATTTAATATTCCTTTTGATTCTAAtcatactatatatattggatattggaataaaaataaaatttctcATTTTGGCTCGtgtaatttaaaaaatggaatttaTAAAGGAGACATTAGTCAATCAAAAAAAGACGGTATcggtatatatatttataaaaagaaaaaatcaaataaaaataaaaatagatatattttatcatattttaaaaaagataaaattcATACTATgggaaaatattataatgaacatgataaattaaaagtttatcaatttgaaaaagatcaaataaaacaacCAACAGATACATATCATAAATGTTTttgtaaacaaaaaataaaccctgatattttaaaaacagaTAAATTGCATATAAATCATGAGTATGATGCCTATATAAATGTTACACTAACAGATATATTATCAAGTATCATGTCTGATGTTTTTGATCAATCTACtagttttataaattatttacatcGTCCTTTTAAGTTTGACTTGAACTATTTCTTGAAGAaatga
- a CDS encoding 26S protease regulatory subunit 10B, putative, producing MDNKESVRLYVKKVIEHREIESKVKKLRLDIKELNKKYEKTEDNLKALQSVGQIIGQVLKQLEDDKFIVKASSGPRYVVGCKSKINKSKLEIGTRVSLDMTTLTVMKRLPCEVDPLVFNMISDIDKSENSTNKVNYNQIGGLSEQIRQMREVVELPILNPFLFKRVGIKTPKGVLLYGPPGTGKTLLARAMASNINCNFMRIVVSSIVDKYIGESARIIREMFTYAKEHQPCIIFMDEIDAIGGRRFSQGTSADREIQRTLMELLNHLDGFEELGNVKIIMATNRPDVLDPALVRPGRLDRKIEIPLPNETARIEILKIHANKMTKMGDIDYESVCRLCDGFNGADLRNVCTEAGMFAIRAMRDYVIEEDFYKAARKINEAKKLEGKLEYEKI from the coding sequence ATGGATAATAAAGAGAGCGTAAGATTATATGTGAAAAAGGTAATAGAACATAGAGAAATCGAAagtaaagtaaaaaaattaaggttagatataaaagaattgaataaaaaatatgaaaaaacagaagataatttaaaagCCTTACAAAGTGTAGGGCAAATAATAGGACAAGTGTTAAAACAATTAGAAGATGATAAGTTTATTGTGAAAGCATCAAGTGGGCCCAGATATGTAGTAGGGTgtaaatcaaaaataaataaaagtaaattAGAAATTGGTACAAGAGTATCACTAGATATGACAACATTAACAGTAATGAAAAGATTACCTTGTGAAGTGGATCCATTAGTATTTAATATGATAAGTGATATAGATAAGAGTGAGAATAGTACAAATAAAGTAAATTATAATCAAATAGGTGGATTAAGTGAGCAAATAAGGCAAATGAGAGAGGTAGTTGAATTACCAATATTaaatccatttttatttaaaagggTAGGAATTAAAACTCCAAAAggtgttttattatatggtCCACCAGGAACAGGAAAAACATTATTAGCAAGAGCTATGGCTTCTAATATTAATTGTAATTTTATGAGAATAGTTGTTTCATCTATCGTTGATAAATACATTGGTGAAAGTGCTAGAATTATTAGAGAAATGTTTACATATGCTAAAGAACACCAACcatgtattatatttatggaTGAAATTGATGCCATTGGTGGACGAAGATTTTCTCAAGGTACTTCTGCTGATAGAGAAATTCAAAGAACACTTATGGAATTATTAAATCATTTAGATGGTTTTGAAGAATTGGGAAatgttaaaattattatggcTACTAATAGGCCTGATGTATTAGATCCTGCTTTGGTTAGACCTGGAAGATTAGATAGAAAAATTGAAATTCCTTTACCAAATGAAACCGCAAGAATtgaaattttgaaaatacatgcaaataaaatgaCTAAAATGGGGGATATAGATTATGAGTCTGTTTGCCGATTATGTGATGGTTTTAATGGAGCTGATTTAAGAAATGTATGTACTGAAGCAGGAATGTTTGCTATCAGGGCTATGCGTGATTATGTTATTGAAGAAGATTTTTATAAAGCTGCTCGAAAAATTAACGAAGctaaaaaattagaagGAAAATtagaatatgaaaaaatataa